A stretch of the Pseudomonas helvetica genome encodes the following:
- a CDS encoding type VI secretion system tip protein VgrG, translated as MLTSAHQPHFTLTLDGVQNELKVLEFTGKEAISQPFRFDLELVSERPDLDLDSLLYRQAFLGFDAQGAGVHGQVYRIAQGDSGTRLTRYQISLVPRLAYLGQRINQRIFQHKSVPEIIALVLKDHGILGDAFELQLGSQYPKREYCVQFAESDLEFIQRLCAEIGIHYHFQHSPHGHLLVFGDDQTVFRKPAQPTLYLPGSGMAADQPAIKRFNVRLETRTTAVTRRDYDFHKPGLLLQSAVDSEQRTVLEDYRYPGQFTDRDHGKHLAQRALERHGADFRQAEGRSDQSALLTGHFLKIAEHPRTEWNDLWLLTEIQHHGRQPQVLEESADSGDFQGYRNTFLATPWDVPFRPPLAENKPRVPGYQNAVVTGPTDSEIHCDEFGRVKVQFAWDREGQRNEHSSCWLRVASGWTHDGYGSALIPRVGMEVLVGFVDADPDKPLVMACLANGANSVPLDLPADKTRSIFRSQSSPGGGGYNELRIEDRKGAEEIYLRAQRDWTQHVLHDLHTQVGNQRSVVVAGLDRHELKADEQRITHGQRQTEVKQDDHLVVVGDRHIRVTSQALNASQQFHVSAGQQVVIDGGASATIQAGGQWINISAAGIFSSVPIQLGGAPMVAMVTAAPKSLDVPLKLAITPIALLSAAQILSLKSDAPFCEECERCKEGVCAA; from the coding sequence ATGCTCACGTCTGCCCATCAACCGCATTTCACGTTGACCCTCGACGGCGTCCAGAATGAGCTCAAAGTGCTTGAGTTCACGGGCAAGGAAGCCATCAGCCAACCCTTTCGTTTCGACCTGGAACTGGTCAGTGAGCGCCCGGACCTCGACCTCGATAGCCTGCTGTATCGTCAGGCTTTTCTCGGTTTTGACGCGCAAGGCGCTGGTGTTCACGGTCAGGTTTATCGCATCGCCCAAGGCGATTCGGGCACGCGCCTGACTCGTTATCAGATCAGTCTGGTGCCGCGCCTGGCCTATCTTGGTCAACGCATCAACCAGAGAATCTTCCAGCATAAAAGCGTTCCCGAGATCATTGCTCTGGTGCTCAAGGATCACGGCATCTTGGGTGATGCATTCGAGTTACAGCTTGGCAGCCAATACCCCAAGCGCGAGTACTGCGTGCAATTCGCCGAAAGCGATCTGGAATTTATTCAGCGGTTGTGCGCCGAGATCGGCATTCACTACCACTTCCAGCACAGCCCGCACGGCCATCTGCTGGTGTTCGGTGACGACCAGACAGTTTTCCGCAAGCCGGCGCAGCCGACCCTTTACTTGCCAGGCAGCGGAATGGCCGCCGACCAGCCTGCGATCAAGCGCTTCAACGTCCGCCTGGAAACCCGCACCACTGCAGTCACCCGTCGCGACTATGACTTCCACAAACCCGGCCTGTTGCTGCAAAGCGCTGTCGACAGCGAGCAGCGTACGGTGCTGGAGGATTACCGCTATCCCGGTCAGTTCACCGATCGCGACCACGGCAAACACCTGGCGCAACGGGCGCTGGAGCGCCATGGCGCGGATTTCCGTCAGGCCGAAGGTCGCAGTGATCAATCGGCGTTGCTCACCGGCCATTTTCTGAAGATCGCCGAACACCCGCGCACAGAGTGGAATGACCTGTGGCTACTGACAGAAATTCAGCACCACGGCCGGCAACCGCAAGTGCTGGAAGAGTCCGCTGACAGCGGTGATTTTCAGGGGTATCGCAATACCTTTCTGGCGACGCCGTGGGACGTACCGTTTCGTCCGCCTTTGGCCGAAAACAAGCCGCGGGTTCCGGGCTATCAGAACGCGGTCGTCACTGGGCCGACCGATAGCGAAATCCATTGCGACGAGTTTGGGCGGGTCAAGGTGCAATTTGCCTGGGACCGCGAAGGCCAGCGCAACGAACATTCCAGTTGTTGGCTGCGAGTCGCCAGTGGCTGGACTCATGACGGTTACGGCAGTGCGCTGATCCCGCGGGTTGGAATGGAAGTGTTGGTGGGGTTTGTCGATGCCGACCCGGACAAACCCTTGGTCATGGCGTGCTTGGCAAATGGGGCCAATTCGGTGCCGCTCGATCTGCCGGCAGACAAGACCCGCAGCATTTTTCGCAGCCAGAGCAGTCCCGGTGGCGGTGGTTACAACGAACTGCGCATTGAAGACCGCAAGGGCGCCGAGGAAATCTATCTGCGGGCCCAGCGCGACTGGACACAACACGTATTGCACGACTTGCACACGCAAGTGGGCAACCAGCGAAGTGTGGTGGTCGCGGGTCTCGATCGCCATGAACTGAAGGCTGACGAACAGCGCATCACCCACGGTCAGCGCCAAACCGAAGTGAAGCAGGACGATCATCTGGTAGTGGTTGGCGATCGGCACATTCGGGTGACCAGTCAGGCGCTCAATGCCAGTCAGCAATTCCATGTCAGCGCCGGCCAGCAAGTGGTCATCGACGGTGGTGCCAGCGCGACCATTCAGGCGGGCGGGCAGTGGATCAACATCAGCGCTGCCGGGATCTTCAGCAGTGTGCCGATTCAGCTGGGTGGCGCGCCGATGGTGGCGATGGTTACGGCTGCGCCGAAGTCGCTGGACGTTCCATTGAAACTCGCCATAACTCCAATTGCGCTGCTGAGCGCCGCACAGATTCTGAGCCTGAAAAGCGACGCGCCGTTCTGCGAAGAGTGCGAGCGCTGCAAGGAGGGTGTCTGTGCAGCCTGA
- a CDS encoding DUF4123 domain-containing protein, with product MQPDALSPRAWLERHPLKPSEQLFAVFGNASSAEPLKAWQRSITTQAPSAIWADSAYAEWMSVMPYVGIVAADSEFLEWVATTESRDWGWLAVSSAPQEALVDHLRSLTQALLPNGNAVFFRFWDGRYLLPILQSAQVDVAQLMPPIGRCLINGQALEIGGCALKTSKVFPWWEIPGALLEQLAVQSAATRINNLLTWLSDDRPDLYEAFSESVLRHKVAIFLDAPDLPQAPKTALVEFLMAELN from the coding sequence GTGCAGCCTGATGCCTTGTCACCTCGTGCCTGGCTGGAGCGCCATCCGCTGAAACCTTCCGAGCAGTTGTTCGCGGTGTTCGGCAATGCGAGCTCTGCCGAGCCCCTTAAAGCCTGGCAACGCTCGATCACTACGCAAGCACCGAGCGCCATCTGGGCCGACAGCGCATACGCCGAGTGGATGTCGGTGATGCCCTATGTCGGCATCGTCGCTGCGGACAGTGAGTTTCTGGAGTGGGTCGCCACTACCGAGTCTCGCGACTGGGGTTGGCTGGCGGTGTCTTCTGCTCCTCAAGAGGCTTTGGTCGACCATCTGCGCAGCCTTACGCAAGCCCTGTTGCCCAACGGCAACGCAGTATTTTTCCGTTTCTGGGACGGACGTTATTTGCTGCCGATTCTTCAGTCTGCACAGGTTGATGTCGCGCAACTGATGCCGCCGATCGGGCGCTGCCTGATCAATGGGCAGGCCCTGGAAATCGGTGGCTGTGCGCTGAAAACATCGAAGGTTTTTCCATGGTGGGAGATTCCCGGCGCGCTATTGGAACAGCTCGCGGTGCAGTCTGCCGCCACCCGAATCAACAACCTGCTGACGTGGCTGAGCGACGATCGCCCGGACCTGTACGAAGCCTTTTCCGAAAGCGTTTTACGGCACAAGGTCGCGATCTTTCTTGACGCACCTGACCTGCCTCAAGCACCGAAAACTGCCTTGGTGGAGTTCCTGATGGCGGAGCTGAACTGA